Sequence from the Neptunomonas japonica JAMM 1380 genome:
TTAATACAATGCCGAGTATTAAATAGCTAGCGCAAGCAAATAAGTAACTATAAAAGCCGACATTGTCGAGCATCGTTGTTTGTCTCTCTTTGGTTGGTTAATTAGGCTGAGGTATTTGTATATTGTGCCACTCGGCTTTAGGGTAAACTGTTTTTGATAAATAGCTGGTTATCTACGTGCATCGATTGCTTATTCTTAATGGATTTAATTGTAGCATGTGGTTTGAAAAATTTTATTAATCTTATATAAATCAGACATGTTTAAGATTATGTGCATAGAACAAGTGCTAAACTAATAGGTATTTAATGAGGGATGTCGTTTGATGGCTAAAGTAGCCTTGTGATATTCCTATTTGTATAAGCTAAGTGTTTCAAACGATGTCATACTAATGACCTGAGTTGACGTCAGTATTTTTTACAGCGCAGTGTTTGATGTTGCCACCATATGCTTGATAATAGTGAAAAATACTTATGAATCATGCTTTAGGGGTTTAGGGCATGTTTTTTGCAGAACGTATATGTATATATGAATGCATTTTTAGAAATGCATCACTTAACAGATTAACAGTAGGGCTACTCAGATGAAGGATAAAATGGATCGTCCGAAAAATGACGAATTGCTTACAGAACAAAAGGTAAGCACTGGTCACGAATCATCGGGTGTTGATTCATCACGCCGACGTATTTTTGGTGCTGGTGTTGCTGCTCCAATTATTTTGAGCATGTCTAGTCGTACAGCGTGGGGTGGTGCTTTGTGTGCACCATCTGCGTTTAATTCGGCAACATTTGCTTCTCACCACCCAGGTGATCCTGCATGTAGCGCTTTGGCTGGAGCTCGCCCGTCTACTTGGGCTGCATCTCCAGGCGCTTGGCCGGCAGCCTATGTGGCAGACTCTAGTATTGGTGCGCCAACTTCCGATTCCGAGCAACAAACAGCATGTCAAGTTCAAGCGACAACTGCAGGGTATGCTTACGCAGGGTACTATGTAGATGCTAGTAGCACGGTATACTGTCGTGGACCGCAGACGCAGAGCTTTAATGCTATTTTTTCAGTGAACACGCTTCCTCCTGAAACATCATTGTTAGAAGTGTTGCTTACAAAACCGAACTCTAGCATTGAGTCTCATGCTGTAGCGGCTTTGTTGAATGCTGCTTCTGGGAAAATAACACTAGGTCTTGTTAGTGGCGGAACGTCCGTTGTTGAGAGAAAAGTTATTGATATCTTCAGAGCTCTGATGAATGGAAGTGGTTATACGCTTCCAGAAACAGGGCAGGTAGTGTTTTGGGATACAGACCCAAATGGCGTCGGTCTTACTATGCAAGGGTATTTCGATACATATGCAGAGTAATAGGCACTAGTAAGGGGTGAGTGTCTATGGTTATCTATAACTCTGCTATAGACTTATCCACTGCCTTGATTGCTGAGTTTGGTGATATGTCTGTTGTGCATGAGCAGGAAAATGATGGTTTGCATATGTTAAGTGCTTCCATCGTTTCTCTATTAAAGAGGATTTCTGTAGCAGGTGAGCAAGAGGCTGACATATTACAGTTAATTCAAGAAACTACTTTTTGTGTTTCTGCACAAGAAAATATGGCTATGGATAGCAGTAAAGAGTATTTAATGTTGCTGATCAGCCAGGGAATTATTAAAAAAATCCAATGATAGTGTCTGATTTTTCAGTGGATGAATGTGCCGATCAGCTAGCTTGTGACGGTTTGAGATTGAATGTAGGGCCTTTTTGGTGTCATATTCGATCCTCTCTCCCATTGGTGGCTTCTCATATTTATCAGTTGTACCCCGATGCGATAATTGATCAAGATAGAGCGTTCGTTGATTTTCCTATACAGATTTCGAGAAAATCAGGTATGCGTGGCTGGGTTAAACCCTTGGTTGAGTTTACGTTTAATGGGAATGTGCCTTTTACCCCCTTGTCTTTGAATCAATCCCCGGCATTAACAGAGTGGGGGATTAACTGGTGTGTGTCAGCACACGCTCATCAGTACTTGATTTTGCACGCTGCAGCAGTAGAAAAAAATAATAAGGCCATTATTATGCCAGCGCCTTCGGGTTCTGGTAAAAGTACTTTATGTACTGCTCTTGTTGCTCGTGGTTGGCGTTTATTGTCTGATGAGCTGACAATGATTTCTATTAAGAACTCAATGCTTCAGCCATTACCAAAGCCCATGAGCCTTAAAAATGAATCTATACAAGTAATTCAAGAGTTCTGGCCAGAATCAGTATTTGGTCATGTCTGTACTGATACGCTAAAAGGTTCTGTGGCTCATGTAAAGCCACCCACTGAGAGCGTCAAGCGCTCATCTGAGGAGGCGAAGGCGGCCATTGTGCTTTTCCCTCAATATCAAGCAGACGCTGTATTGCAGCTGAAAAGCAAAGAAAAGGCTTATGCTTATATGTCTTTGGTTGAGAATGCATTTAATTATCACTTGCTCGGGTCTCATGCTTTTCATGCATTGTCTAGCTTAGTGCAGCAATCTGATGCTTATGAGCTTACCTACAGTGATTTAAATGATGCGATCTCTCAATTAGAGTTGTTGGTTTCATGACTGCTAATAAATTTAAAGTGCTATGCGGCTTGCTTACAGGAGACTGTGCAGCTAAAGATGTTTCTTTGGCTCAGTGGAATTTGGTAGTTCAGCAAGGGCGTAGCACGCATGTTTTGAGCATGCTGTACTACCGACTTAAACAGAGGGAGCAATTGCTTGATGTTCCTAAGGTGGTTATGTGGCACCTTGAAGCAGCCTCAATAGTCTCAGAAAAATATCTACGTGATACGCGCTCTGAAATTAAACGCTTCCTTCCGGTTTTTGCCTCTTTAGGGGTGAAGTTTACTTTGCTGAAAGGGGCTGCCTACGTTATTTCCGATAAGCCTTGTGCTAAAGGAAGGACGTTTTCTGATATTGATCTTTTAGTCCCAAAGGAGAATATTGATAGATTAGAAGCAGCGCTTCAATGGCATGGCTGGGCGAGTTCTAATCAAAGCGCCTATGATCAGCGTTATTATCGGGACTGGATGCATGAAATTCCTCCTTTAGTGCATATTAAGCGGCATACAGTTATTGATATTCATCATACTATTTTGCCTTTGACTGCCTCTCTTAAGCCGGTAGCTAGTAATCTTTTTGCAGGCCTGCAAGAAGTTGAAGATGGTGTTTGGACATTGTCTGACATTGATATGTTATTGCATAGTGCTACACACTTGTTCATGGATACTGAGTTTGATCATGCGTTTAGAGATCTATTGGATTTTGATGGGTTAATAAGAGATGTTTTGACGCGGGAGTTTGACTGGCAGGCCCTTTTGGTTAGGGCCCGAGAAATGGATCTTATACAGCCTTTATATTACGCCCTAAGATATAGTCGTCGTATGTTTAATACCCCTATTCCGTTAGATATAGTTACTTCCTGTGAGCAGGAGTGGGCGCCTATGCTCACCGCAGGTTTTATGGACGTATTGTTTAATCGCGTTATTATGCCACCACACAATAGTGCGCGACTGGCCGGTACAGCTTTGGCGCGTAAACTTCTTTTTATCCGCGGGCATTATCTGAGAATGCCATTTGGGCTTCTAATCAGGCACCTTTTTCATAAGGCTTTTATTTCACCTAATGAAAAAGAATCCTCGGCAGCTTAAACTCTATTAAGGCTGTATCAGTGGCTCTAATCTTGCTCGTTTTTATTCTCTAATTGCTCATTTAGCAGTGTGATTATTTCTGATACTGCAACAATAATATGGTCTGATTCAATCCCGGCATGGCAAAGCTCGTGATAAAAACCCTTGGCTAGAATTTTGGCAACTTTTTCTGGACTCTGAGTAAAATCACCGATAGATTTTTTTGTGCATTTTGCTCTCGTTCTAAAGCGGCAATCGCAAATTTTGACCTGAGAATGTATTGTAAATGGAGTGTTTGAATGGATTTGGCAACAAACATTCCTAGAATGGTTGCTAGTTCAAGATCAGATTCTGCGAAAGTTCGACCATCAGATGGTTTGCTAATGTTTATGACACCTATAACGACTTTATCGGTCCAAATTGGCAAGGATATGAATCCTCCCTCTTGGCGGGCTGATGCAGAAAACTGACTGTTTTTAATATCTGGGACCAGCAAAGGCTTGCCGGAACGAGCAACATATTCAGAGATACCTGATGCAGATGCTGGTTTAGTATAAGCGCTATCAGGTAGAGAACCGGAATGAGCGTGTAAACGAAGAGGGAATGACTCGTCGACATGCTGGTCTTTGAGTAGCATGATTGAGCAGTTTTCTGTTTTGAGGGTTTTTGCCAGAAGCGTTGCTAATTCGCTTAGTGAGGCATCAATGTTTTCATGATTATGTAAGAAGTGGGATAGACTTAAAACGCTGTCAATAAAGTCAGTACTAGCTTCTACTTCTGTGGGTTCTGTCATGATGAAATCCTTTTTATTATTTATGCTTCAGTAAGACTTTTACTTATTGGAAGAAGCTGCTCTTGGATGAGTTCGTGAATAATAATGTGTAAGTCTTGTATTTCGAAGTAGCTTCGCTTTGTTAGCCAGCCGTGTAAAAAAAGCCTGCTGCATATAAGATTTATTATTCGTGGTATACCGTTACTGAACCGATAGATATAGTAAAATATTTTGCTATCAAATTCGGGATTTTCCTGCCAGTTGCAGTGTGTAAGACGATATAGAATATACTCTTTAGTATCTACTTCGTTTAGAGGGCGCATATGGTATGAAGCGGTAACGCGCTGTCGTAACTGTGTTTGGCTTGGGGATGAGACGGTAGAGCGAAGCTTTTCTTGTCCGACAAGAAAGATTTGTAATAACGGTTTGTTTGTTGTTTGAAGAGTAGTGAGAAGTCTTAACTCTTCAAGCGCTTTTTCTGAGAGGTTCTGGGCTTCGTCTATAATTAGTAAAGTATGTTTGCCTTTTTTCTGCTGTTCTAAAAAGTAGCGATGAAGAGAATGTAATAGTTTGGCGCTGTTGCCTTCTTCAGGAAAAAGACCAAAGTTCAGGCAAATTAAGCACAGTAGGTCTTCAGCTATAAGTTGTGATGATGTGATTTGGATGAACGTAATTGTCTCTGGCAAGTGTTCGATGAGATCGCAAATTAGAGTGGATTTCCCCGTGCCAGGTTGTCCGGTTATCAGAACAAAACCTTCTTGGCGATGTAGGGCGTAACTCATTGATGCTTTCGCTTTCTGGAATCCAGGGTGTAAAAAGCACAGGCTTGCATCCGGGGTCAGACGAAAGGGGTCTGCGGTTAAGCCATAATGTTCTTCGTACATCTGATCTCCAGAACGGGTAACTATAAAAACATGAAGCTATATTTAAATCAGAATGAATTGATTTTTATTTGGAAGTTAGATTTTAAATGAATAATTTAGAATATAAAGCCTTGTTAAGTGTCTGTGAATCTTCTTAATGCTATGCTAAAGATTACTCGTTCATGCTCAGCGGCTCAAGTCCGATTCGTGGTTTACAGCTGGATGCTATTTCAGGGACGGAGTAAATGAATTATATGTGGCGATATATCGCTAATGATGTTTTCAGGTTATGGAATAATACTGATGTATGAAGCTTATTATCACCTTGCAGAAGAGCCATTTCGCTTAAGTTCAGATTTTCGTTTCTGTTATGGGCATAAGAGCTTTGCTCGTGCTCGTGCCTATATGCAATACGCTTTTGAGCGTGCCGAAGGCTTTGTCATGATTACTGGACAGCCTGGCACCGGAAAGACAACACTGGTTAATGATTTGGTTCATAGTCTTGAATCTACTAGTAGTGTAAAAGTGGCTATGTTGGTTTCCACTCAGATGGAGGCTAATGATCTTCTGCGCATGGTTGCATACTCTTTTGGCATTAAAGAAGAGATAAGTAATAAAGCGGTTCTGTTGCAGCGTATGTCAGAAATGCTTATTAGTAACCATAAGAATGGTGGTCGTGCATTATTGATTATTGATGAAGCACAAGGGCTTTCTATATCGGCACTTGAAGAGTTGAGGCTACTCACCAATATTCAATTGAATAGTGTTCCGTTAATACAGATTTTTTTACTAGGCCAAGAGGCGTTGCAGGACCTTATTCATGGTCCCGAAATGGAACAAGTGCATCAGCGACTTGTAGCCACCTGCTTCCTAAAGCCTTTATTGGAAAGTGAAACGAAAGAATACGTTAAGCATCGTCTTGAGATCGTTGGTTGGAAAAATGATCCCGCGATAAGTGAAGCTGTTTTCCCTATTATTTTTAAGTACAGCCAAGGAATTCCTAGAAGAATTAACTTGATTTGTAGTCGTTTGTTTTTATACGGCAGCTTAGAGGAATTAAATGAGATTGGCGTTAAAGCATCTGAGTTGGTGATTTCAGAGCTTCGCAATGAGCATTTATTGCCGGCGGGAATTCCACCAGGAAATGAATTTGACGTTGATGACGTGTATGACGTTACTGTGTCAGCTTTAGAGCCAGAGCCAGAGCCAGAGCCAGAGCCAGAGCCAGAGCCAGAACCAGCGCCAGCGCCAGAACCTTGCACTGTTGAGGAGCCAGTAGTTATTGCTGAAAGTGAATCAGCTGGGGTTGGACGAAATGATGAAAGCCATGCTGCTACCGATTTCTTGCAAGAAAGTGCTCAGCTTTTTGATAGGGCGGTTGAAAGGCCAGTGACTCATGTTTCTGCTTCCCAAGATTCGAGTGGGCGATTTGGGCTGTTAGTAGCCTCTGTTGCTCTTATCGCCATTATTGCGGTTGCGACATTGTATTTTATCAAGCCTGCTGTGTTCACTCAGGCTAAAAGTTGGGTTGAGCGATCTTTGGGGCAAGAAAGTGCTGTCATAAAGAATACTGATGTCAGTTCGAACAGTCTTGTGAAAGTTGGCTGTTCTGAAAATCCCAAAAAGCTTGCTTGAAGCTGTTGTTCATAAAAGATAAAAAACATGTGTATTATAAAAAATAGCCGTAATACTTTGATGGTGGCTTTTTTGTGCACTTTTTTTGGTTTTGCTCTCAATGTGCAGGCAGGTGTGCCTTACATAGTTGTTGAGGCGAAGTCGGGAACAGTTATTAAGCAGTCAGATGCTGATGTGCCTTGGTACCCTGCGTCGCTGACTAAAATGATGACGTTATATCTCACATTCCAGAGTTTGAAAAAACAGAAATTGTCACTGGGTAGCGCGTTGAGTGTTTCGGGGAGGGCGCAACAGCAACCGCCAATGAAGCTGGGGGTGCTAAAAGGGGAAAAAATTACTGTAAGAAAAGCCATTAAGGCCTTGGCTACAGTTTCGTCTAATGATGTGGCTGTGGTTTTGGCGGAAGCGATAAGTGGTACTGAAAAGAAATTTGCCATCAAAATGAGTCAAGAAGCCCGAAAGTTAGGTATGCGAGACTCGGTGTTTAAAAATGCCACAGGGCTTCCTAATGCAGGGCAGGTGAGTAGTGCTCGCGACCTAGCAATCCTAGCGCGAAGATTGTTATTGGATTTTCCAGAGTATTATCACTTTTTTTCTAATCGCACACTTAAATATCGGGGTGAGTCATTTGTCTCGCATAACGGCTTTTTAAATTCTTACCCTGGTGCCGATGGTTTTAAAACGGGCTATACATGCGGCTCTGGATACAACTTAGTAGCATCTGCGTTGAAAGGTGATAATCGATTAATAGTGGTTTTGCTAGGTGCGCAAAGTACTAAGCAAAGGCGAAAGAAGGTAAAAGAGTTAATGGATCAAGGTTTTAAAGTTAACCCTGATGCGCCAGGGTTGACTCTATTAGCTTTGCGTGGAAGTGTATCGGTTCGTTTAGGTGCGCCAGCTGTTTTAAAGGGGGCGCACTGTCAGTCTTTGTAAAAGTGAAAGGCTAATTTTTAGCTCTTTGTCTAGTATGTTAAATTCTTCGCTGTAACACCGTCACGGCTAAGCTCAACTGTTGAGCAATCGAATAATCCAGCAAATCGTACACTGTTCTACTATTGGGAAAAGATGCTATTAGTATGGTTTGTGCGCAAACTAATGCTTTAGCGAAGTTGTATGAATTTAAGAGAGATGAGTGCGTAAAGATGGGGAGTAGGCGTTAAATTAAACTAATAAGAGTATTATTTTTTCGATATTTAGAGAGGTGTAAGAATAAACCGTACTGATATTACCGTGTGGTATATTTGGTTTTTTAGCGTCTATTCCTATTGTAGTGGTTTAGGCATCGGTGGGTGCACTTACTCAAGCTAAATGTGTTAAAGTTTATTTTTCAGACCTTGTAATAGCATTGAGTCTGTGTGGGAAGTCGGACTATATATGCTGTTGATGATTGATAATTTTGATTCGTTCACCTTTAATATTGTGCAATACCTAGGTGAGCTCGGTGCTGATGTTCAAGTGTATCGTAATAATGAGATTAGCTTGGAGCAAATTGAGGCGCTTAGCCCTAGTCATCTGGTTATTTCTCCAGGGCCTTGTTCTCCCAATGAAGCAGGTATTTCGTTAGCTGCTATTAAGTATTTTGCGGGCAAAATTCCTATATTAGGTATCTGTTTAGGGCATCAAAGTATTGGGCAAGTTTTTGGTGGTAAGATTGTGCGGGCAAAAGAGGTGATGCATGGGAAAAACTCGCCTATATATCATCATTTTTTCGGCGTCTTTAAGGGCTTAAATCGCCCGCTTAATGTTACGCGTTATCATTCGCTGGTGGTTGAAAAAAACTCATTACCGGATTGCCTTGAGGTGACCGCTTGGACAGAGAGCTCTGAGGGTGAAATTGATGAAATTATGGGCTTACGGCATCGAGAGTATGATATTGAAGGTGTGCAATTTCATCCGGAAGCTATTTTGACTGAGCAGGGGCACTCTCTGCTAGCTAACTTTTTACGTCGGTAACAATAAACACGCCGTTAATAATAAGAGAAAGGAGCTATTGATGGATATTAAGCAGGCGTTGGCGGTCGTTGTGGAGCGTCGTGACCTTTCTATCGACGAGATGGAAGCTGTAATGCATCAAATAATGTCTGGGCAAGCAACAGATGCTCAGATAGGAGGGTTGTTAATCGCTTTGCGTATGAAGGGCGAAACAGTTGATGAGATTACTGCTGCGGCAAGTGTTATGCGCTCTTTGGCGATACCTGTTTCTATAAAAGCTACCCATGCAGTGGACATTGTAGGGACCGGAGGAGACAGTGCTAACCTATTTAATGTTTCTTCTGCTTGTGGGTTCGTTGTAGCAGCAGCGGGCGGGCATGTTGCTAAGCATGGTAACCGTTCGGTTTCATCAAGTTCGGGTTCGGCTGACTTACTAGAAGCTGCGGGCGTTAATTTATCACTCACTCCTGAACAGATAGCACGCTGTATTGATGAAGTGGGTGTTGGTTTTATGTTTGCTCCTCAGCACCATAGTGCAATGAAATATGCGATAGGCCCACGAAAAGATATGGCGCTTCGCACGTTGTTTAATGTTTTAGGACCGTTGACCAACCCTGCTGGCGTCAAGCACTATTTGTTAGGTGTTTTTGACAAGGCATTATGCCGTCCTATGGTTGAGGCGTTGAAGGCATTAGGTGCAACTCATGCACTGGTAGTGCATGCAGCTGAAGGGCTTGATGAGATCAGTCTCGCGGGTGAAACTCACGTTGCTGAGTTAAAACAAGGTGAAGTAACTGAATACACCTTGGTACCAGAAGATGTCGGGTTGCATAGGCAGTCGTTAGAAGGTTTGCAGGTAGGCAGTTCGGCCGAAAGTTTAGCGCTAATTCAAGCTGCATTTGCAGGCATTAATGAAAAAGCTATTGATATGATCGCGCTTAATTCTGGCGCTGCTTTATATGCGGCTGATAGGGCAGCTACTCTGAAAGAGGGAGTGGCTTTGGCTAAAGAGGCGATGCTTAACGGCTCGGCTGCTAACAAACTGGCTCAACTGGTAGAGTTTGGCCAAGGATTTAAAGAGTAAAAAAATGTCTGATACTCCCACTATTTTAAAGAAAATTTTACAGCGTAAATTTGAAGAAATTGAAGAACGAAGCGCAACAGTTTCTTTGGGTGACATAGAAAAACAAATCAAAAATCAGTTAAATGATGAAGATATGAAGCCTAGAGGCTTCACTAATGTGATGGCTCACTCCATTGCGGGTGGCATCTCTGCAGTTATTGCTGAAATTAAAAAGGCTAGCCCTTCTAAAGGATTGCTAAGAGACCCTTTTATACCGGCGGATATCGCTCAATCTTATCAGCGAGGCGGTGCGAGTTGTCTTTCAGTACTCACTGATGCGGACTTCTTTCAAGGGCATGAAACTTATCTTAAAGAAGCGCGTGCGGCATGTTCGTTGCCAGTGATTCGTAAAGACTTTATTGTAGACCCGTACCAAGTCTTTGAAGCGCGAGCTATTGGCGCAGATTGTATTCTTCTCATCGTATCAGCGCTTGAAGATGCGCAGATGCAGGAATTAAATCGTATTGCTCATAAGTTGGGTATGGATGTGCTGGTGGAAGTGCATGGCGGTGATGAGCTGGAAAGAGCGCTGCGACTAGATAACAGGATGCTAGGTATCAATAATCGTAACCTGCATACTTTTGAAGTCACGCTAGACAATACATTTGATTTATTGCGAGAGATTCCGGACAACCGTATCGTAGTGACCGAAAGCGGAATACTGACACGTGCAGATGTAAAAGCAATGCGAGATCAGAAGGTGTTCAGCTTTTTAGTAGGTGAAACCTTTATGCGTGCGGATGACCCGGGCGAAAAATTAAAAGAGCTTTTTAGTTAAGGAGCAGAGTAGTGACGATGAATGCAACAGTTAAGTGGGATGGTGATGTGCGCTTTCAAGGAACCACCGGGTCTGGTTATGACATTACCTTGGATGGAGAGTTAAAAGCGGGTCCGCGCCCAATGGAACTGATGCTGCTAGGGCTCGGCGGTTGCACTAGTTATGATGTTGTTGGTATTTTGAAAAAAACAAGACAAGATGTTGTTGACTGTGTTGCAGAAATTTCTGCACAAAGAGCGGATGCTGTCCCCGCCGTTTTTACTAAAATTCACGTTAAGTTTATTGTTAGTGGTCGTGGTTTAAAAGAAAAGCAGGTGGCTCGAGCCGTTAAGTTATCTGCGGAACAATATTGCTCTGCTTCTTTGATGCTTGAGCGTGGCGGTGTGGAAATTACACATAGTCACGAAATTGTAGAGGTAGGTGAGTAAAACGAAAGCAGCGTTAATACCTATTGACGCTGTTATTTTTTCTTTGAGCCTTTATCGTTAGAATTTTGCATATCTTCTTTGCTTGATGCTGTACCGTTAAGTAGTTCTCCTTGTCGAGGTGGTAAGTCTTCAGCGACTTTACGAGCGGGAGCAAGGTTTCTGTATTCTTCTCTAGTGGCATGTGGTCCACAAGGTAAACCACTAAATACTTTCCTGCCTTCTGAGCTTTTACACTTATATACAAAATCCGCACTAACAGCAGAAGATAATGTTAACAATATTAGCGTTAACAGCAGCGGTTGCGGTTTCATACAAGCCATGTTTCACTCCGAAAGTGTTGGGGTTCCAGTCCCTTTATCAAATTAAATATAGCACACACATTTTAATGAGTGTCTTGATTTTGCGTGTATTGCAAATATAGCTCTAAATACGTATAATTTCGCGCTCTCTTTGAGAGAATACTATTAACCTCCTTGTTTTTGGCACTGTTTAAATTTTTAAATAGCTTAGTTTGTCCAAAGACTTCAAACCGTAAGGAGCTACAATGCGTCATTACGAAATCGTATTCATGGTTCATCCGAACCAGAGCGAACAAGTTCCAGCAATGGTCGAGCGTTACACCGGTGTTATCGAAGGTGCTGACGGTAAAATCCATCGTATGGAAGACTGGGGCCGTCGTCAATTGGCTTACCCAATCAACAATGCTCACAAAGCACATTACATTCTGATGAACATCGAGTGCAACCAGGAAACTCTGGATGAACTAGAAAACATGTTCCGTTATAACGATGCTGTTTTGCGTAACATGATGATCCGTCGCAAAGAAGCGGTCACAGAAGTATCTCCAATCAAAGCATCTGAAGCACGTGAAGAGCGTAAGCCTCGTCGTACTGAAGAGCCGCGCCAGGAAGAAAAACCTGCTGCTGCCCCTGTTGCTGAAGCGCCTGCTGTTGAAGCGGCTGCTGAATAATTTAACAATTAGGAGATATCAAGATGGCTCGTTTTTTTCGTCGTCGCAAATTTTGCCGTTTTACCGCTGAAGGTGTTACTGAGATCGATTATAAAGATCTTGAAGTACTAAAAGGCTACGTAAGCGAAACTGGTAAAATCGTACCAAGCCGTATTACAGGTACTAAAGCTCGTTACCAGCGTCAGCTGGCTACTGCTATCAAGCGTGCTCGTTTCCTAGCATTATTGCCTTACTCTGATAGCCATCAGTAAGTCATAGTTATTTGTTTTTGTCTTATCGACATTAATAGATAGCGCTTAGGTGATTGCGGGGTTGGTAAGTAACTTTCTTGAGAATAGAAAGTAATGAATCAGCTGAGATTTAGTACTGCAGTAAGTAAGCTGCAGAACAAATGAGGTTTACGAGATGGAAGTTATCCTGCTCGAGAAAATTGGTAAGCTGGGTGCATTAGGCGATAAAGTGTCTGTGAAATCTGGTTTCGGACGTAACTACCTGTTTCCACAAGGTAAAGCAGTCCCTGCAACAGCTGTTAATGTTGCAAAATTCGAAGAACGTCGTGCTGAACTAGAAGCAACTGCTGCTGAGAAGCTAAACGCTGCTAACGTTCGCGCTGAAGCGTTGTCTGGTCTTACTGTTACTATCGCGTCTAAAGCGG
This genomic interval carries:
- the rpsF gene encoding 30S ribosomal protein S6 produces the protein MRHYEIVFMVHPNQSEQVPAMVERYTGVIEGADGKIHRMEDWGRRQLAYPINNAHKAHYILMNIECNQETLDELENMFRYNDAVLRNMMIRRKEAVTEVSPIKASEAREERKPRRTEEPRQEEKPAAAPVAEAPAVEAAAE
- a CDS encoding DUF4124 domain-containing protein encodes the protein MACMKPQPLLLTLILLTLSSAVSADFVYKCKSSEGRKVFSGLPCGPHATREEYRNLAPARKVAEDLPPRQGELLNGTASSKEDMQNSNDKGSKKK
- a CDS encoding OsmC family protein translates to MNATVKWDGDVRFQGTTGSGYDITLDGELKAGPRPMELMLLGLGGCTSYDVVGILKKTRQDVVDCVAEISAQRADAVPAVFTKIHVKFIVSGRGLKEKQVARAVKLSAEQYCSASLMLERGGVEITHSHEIVEVGE
- the rplI gene encoding 50S ribosomal protein L9, with amino-acid sequence MEVILLEKIGKLGALGDKVSVKSGFGRNYLFPQGKAVPATAVNVAKFEERRAELEATAAEKLNAANVRAEALSGLTVTIASKAGDEGKLFGSIGTRDIAEAITAAGQAVDKSEVRLPEGALRHTGEFEVVLHLHAEVNATAIVSVVGAN
- the rpsR gene encoding 30S ribosomal protein S18, with the protein product MARFFRRRKFCRFTAEGVTEIDYKDLEVLKGYVSETGKIVPSRITGTKARYQRQLATAIKRARFLALLPYSDSHQ